Proteins found in one Brachypodium distachyon strain Bd21 chromosome 5, Brachypodium_distachyon_v3.0, whole genome shotgun sequence genomic segment:
- the LOC100821566 gene encoding BAG family molecular chaperone regulator 1, whose amino-acid sequence MATVMQRSSSDGGSSSGWSEAGAAAAAGEEKAGWEVRPSGMVVQARDREDGAGVPPRPPPPEIRVRVKYGAARHEVAVSPIATFGDLKKVLEARTGLRPAEQLVTYKGRERSNSEYLDACGVKNKSKLVVSEDPVSLERRFIERQRNARIQSANRALGAIALEVDKLADQVKSIEKSVSGGRKVAEVQITTLIELLMRHAVKLESIAADGDSSSSSQKNIQSKRVQKCVETLDVLKVSNARLQTVVVTTKWETFDTPATTQWELFD is encoded by the exons ATGGCGACGGTGATGCAGAGGTCGAGCTCGGACGGGGGGTCGAGCAGCGGGTGGTcggaggcgggggcggcggcggcggcgggggaggagaaggccggGTGGGAGGTCCGGCCCAGCGGGATGGTGGTGCAGGCCAGGGACAGGGAAGACGGCGCAGGGGTtccgccgaggccgccgccgccggagatcAGGGTCAGGGTCAAgtacggcgccgcccgccacgAGGTCGCCGTCTCCCCCATCGCCACCTTCG GTGATCTGAAGAAGGTGCTGGAGGCTCGGACGGGGCTGCGGCcggcggagcagctggtgacgTACAAGGGCCGGGAGCGGAGCAACTCGGAGTACCTGGACGCGTGCGGCGTCAAGAACAAGTCCAAGCTGGTGGTGTCCGAGGACCCGGTGAGCCTCGAGCGCCGCTTCATCGAACGCCAGAGGAACGCCAGGATCCAGTCCGCCAACCGCGCCCTCGGCGCCATCGCCCTCGAGGTCGACAAGCTCGCCGATCAG GTGAAGAGCATCGAGAAATCGGTGTCCGGCGGGAGGAAGGTTGCCGAGGTGCAGATCACGACGCTGATCGAGCTGCTGATGCGGCACGCCGTGAAGCTGGAGAGCATAGCTGCCGACGGagactcttcctcctcctcgcagaAGAACATTCAG tcGAAGAGGGTGCAGAAGTGCGTGGAGACGCTGGACGTGCTCAAGGTGTCGAACGCGCGGCTGCAGACGGTGGTGGTGACGACAAAGTGGGAGACCTTCGACACCCCGGCCACCACGCAGTGGGAGCTCTTCGACTGA